From the Microbacterium sp. W4I4 genome, one window contains:
- a CDS encoding HAD family phosphatase, producing the protein MSDLLPDLHRATGVLFDLDGVLTPTAEVHMRAWQHVFDDVLAQWGVTEPYTDADYFAYVDGKKRYDGVASLLRSRNIEIPWGQVDDPPEAETICGVGNRKNAAFAAALRSEGIAPYPGSLALLESLKAASVPMGVVSSSKNAEEVLGSAGIRDFFGIVVDGVVAERDHLASKPAPDMFREGARMLGVDPSDAVAVEDAVAGVASAASAGYASVIGVDRGAGPDALREAGATGIVDDLARLLPGAER; encoded by the coding sequence GTGTCCGACCTGCTTCCCGATCTGCATCGCGCGACCGGCGTGCTGTTCGATCTCGACGGCGTGCTGACGCCGACCGCCGAGGTGCACATGCGCGCCTGGCAGCACGTCTTCGACGATGTGCTCGCCCAGTGGGGCGTGACCGAGCCGTACACGGACGCCGATTACTTCGCGTACGTCGACGGCAAGAAGCGCTATGACGGTGTGGCCAGCCTGCTGCGCAGCCGCAACATCGAGATCCCGTGGGGTCAGGTCGACGACCCGCCCGAGGCGGAGACGATCTGCGGCGTCGGCAACCGCAAGAACGCCGCGTTCGCGGCGGCCCTGCGCAGCGAGGGCATCGCCCCGTACCCGGGGTCGCTGGCCCTGCTGGAGAGCCTGAAGGCGGCATCCGTCCCGATGGGAGTGGTGTCGAGCTCGAAGAACGCCGAAGAGGTTCTGGGCAGCGCCGGCATCCGCGACTTCTTTGGGATCGTGGTCGACGGCGTCGTCGCCGAGCGCGACCACCTGGCGTCCAAACCGGCTCCGGACATGTTCCGCGAGGGTGCCCGGATGCTCGGTGTGGACCCGTCCGATGCGGTCGCCGTCGAAGACGCGGTCGCCGGTGTGGCATCCGCGGCATCCGCCGGCTACGCGAGCGTCATCGGCGTCGACCGCGGCGCCGGTCCCGATGCGCTGCGGGAAGCCGGCGCAACCGGTATCGTCGATGATCTTGCCCGTCTGCTGCCCGGCGCCGAGCGCTGA
- a CDS encoding glycoside hydrolase family 65 protein produces the protein MIDRDRYPVDPWRLVESRYDEEGVSETLFAVGNGYLGLRGNHIEGRGAHEHGTFINGLHETWPIRHAEQAYGFAEVGQTIVNAPDAKVMRVYIDDEPLSFDETEILEYSRVLDMRTGVLERTVVWLTPSGKRVRMRDERMVSFDERHLAVLRLEVTVENSDAPVTISCQLLNRQDGAGIYAGDPMAAKSEAKAGFDPRKAERITARVLQPVEYWQDGLRSALSYQVADSGMTVAVVADHIVETENEYSARTLIEPDIAKNVFRVQAKAGVPIRISKIVSYHSSRGVPPRELVDRCRRSLDRVGVEGVDALFHAQEEWLSSFWDRSDVRIAGHDDLQQATRWCLFQLAQAASRADGNGVPAKGLTGSGYSGHYFWDTEIYVLPFLTYTSPQWAKNALRARVMMLPAARRRAAQLNEAGALFPWRTINGEEASAYYAAGTAQFHINADVSYALGKYVRATGDEDFLRREAADVAVETARLWATLGFWRGTNGSSTFHIHGVTGPDEYTTVVNDNLFTNVMARYNLRFAARVVGEMAEQDPAAYAALVDRTGLDAGERDAWERAAEAIHIPYSEGLGIHPQDAFFLEREVWDLEGTPANKRPLLLHYHPLVIYRFQVLKQADVVLALFLQGNHFTAEDKLADFDYYDPLTTGDSTLSAVVQSIMAAEVGYQDLAQNYFEQALYVDLGDLHHNAADGVHVASAGGVWTALVSGFGGMRDHDGLLSFDPRLPADWPELSFPLQWHGSALMVTVTLDALRVEVRSGEPVDFSVRGVDHRATPEQPAVVALADQGPLRAGRPTLRQFEDARRDDGTLMSPTIPVTTTSIPVIGVFED, from the coding sequence ATGATCGACCGCGACCGCTACCCCGTAGATCCCTGGCGTCTCGTGGAGAGCCGCTACGACGAGGAGGGCGTCTCCGAGACGCTCTTCGCCGTGGGAAACGGCTATCTGGGCCTGCGCGGCAACCACATCGAGGGTCGCGGCGCGCACGAGCACGGCACGTTCATCAATGGCCTGCACGAGACGTGGCCGATCCGGCACGCCGAACAGGCGTACGGCTTCGCGGAGGTCGGCCAGACCATCGTGAACGCGCCGGATGCCAAGGTGATGCGCGTCTACATCGACGACGAGCCACTGTCGTTCGACGAGACCGAGATCCTGGAGTACTCGCGGGTGCTCGACATGCGCACCGGCGTCCTGGAGCGCACGGTCGTGTGGCTGACGCCCTCGGGCAAGCGCGTGCGCATGCGGGACGAGCGGATGGTGAGCTTCGACGAGCGCCATCTGGCCGTGCTGCGGCTCGAGGTCACGGTCGAGAACTCCGACGCCCCGGTCACGATCAGCTGCCAGCTGCTGAACCGCCAGGACGGTGCGGGCATCTACGCCGGCGACCCGATGGCGGCGAAGTCCGAGGCGAAGGCCGGCTTCGATCCGCGCAAGGCCGAGCGGATCACCGCCCGCGTGCTGCAGCCGGTGGAGTACTGGCAGGACGGTCTGCGCTCGGCGCTGTCGTACCAGGTCGCCGACTCGGGGATGACGGTCGCCGTGGTGGCCGATCACATCGTCGAGACCGAGAACGAGTACAGCGCCCGCACCCTGATCGAGCCCGACATCGCCAAGAACGTGTTCCGCGTGCAGGCGAAGGCGGGCGTCCCGATCCGCATCAGCAAGATCGTCAGCTACCACAGCTCCCGGGGTGTTCCGCCGCGCGAGCTCGTCGATCGGTGTCGTCGCTCGCTGGACCGGGTGGGCGTCGAGGGCGTGGATGCTCTGTTCCACGCTCAGGAGGAGTGGCTGAGCTCGTTCTGGGACCGCTCCGATGTGCGCATCGCCGGCCACGACGACCTGCAGCAGGCCACCCGCTGGTGCCTGTTCCAGCTCGCACAGGCGGCGTCGCGCGCCGACGGCAACGGCGTGCCGGCGAAGGGCCTGACCGGCTCGGGCTACAGCGGTCACTACTTCTGGGACACCGAGATCTACGTGCTCCCGTTCCTCACCTACACGTCGCCGCAGTGGGCGAAGAACGCGCTGCGCGCCCGGGTGATGATGCTGCCCGCTGCCCGCCGTCGCGCCGCGCAGCTGAACGAGGCGGGCGCCCTGTTCCCGTGGCGGACGATCAACGGCGAGGAGGCCTCGGCGTACTACGCCGCGGGCACCGCGCAGTTCCACATCAACGCCGATGTCAGCTACGCGCTCGGCAAGTACGTGCGCGCCACGGGCGACGAGGACTTCCTGCGTCGCGAGGCCGCCGACGTCGCCGTGGAGACCGCCCGCCTGTGGGCGACCCTCGGCTTCTGGCGCGGCACGAACGGCAGCTCGACCTTCCACATCCACGGTGTGACCGGGCCCGACGAGTACACCACCGTCGTCAACGACAACCTGTTCACCAACGTCATGGCCCGCTACAACCTGCGCTTCGCGGCGCGGGTCGTCGGCGAGATGGCCGAGCAGGACCCCGCCGCCTACGCGGCCCTCGTCGACCGCACCGGACTGGATGCAGGCGAGCGGGATGCCTGGGAGCGGGCGGCCGAGGCCATCCACATCCCGTACAGCGAAGGACTCGGCATCCACCCGCAGGACGCGTTCTTCCTGGAGCGCGAGGTGTGGGATCTGGAGGGGACGCCTGCCAACAAGCGGCCGCTGCTGCTGCACTACCACCCGCTGGTCATCTACCGCTTCCAGGTGCTCAAGCAGGCGGATGTCGTGCTGGCGCTGTTCCTGCAGGGCAATCACTTCACCGCTGAGGACAAGCTCGCCGACTTCGACTACTACGACCCGCTGACCACCGGCGACTCCACGCTGTCCGCGGTCGTGCAGTCGATCATGGCGGCCGAGGTGGGCTATCAGGACCTCGCCCAGAACTACTTCGAGCAGGCGCTCTATGTGGACCTCGGCGACCTGCACCACAACGCCGCGGACGGCGTGCACGTGGCATCCGCCGGTGGTGTCTGGACGGCGCTGGTGAGCGGCTTCGGCGGCATGCGCGACCACGATGGGCTGCTGAGCTTCGATCCCCGTCTGCCCGCCGACTGGCCGGAACTCTCGTTCCCGCTGCAGTGGCACGGATCCGCGCTGATGGTCACCGTGACCCTCGATGCACTGCGCGTCGAGGTGCGCTCCGGCGAGCCGGTGGACTTCTCGGTGCGCGGGGTCGATCATCGGGCCACGCCGGAGCAGCCCGCGGTCGTCGCACTGGCCGATCAGGGACCGCTGCGGGCGGGACGGCCGACGCTGCGCCAGTTCGAGGATGCGCGGCGCGACGACGGCACGCTGATGTCGCCGACCATCCCGGTGACGACCACATCGATCCCGGTCATCGGAGTGTTCGAGGACTAG
- a CDS encoding DNA polymerase III subunit gamma and tau, producing the protein MTTALYRRYRPETFGEMIGQSQVTDPLMTALRGDRVGHAYLFSGPRGCGKTTSARILARCLNCAEGPTDVPCGVCPSCVELARDGGGSLDVVEIDAASHNGVDDARDLRERATFAPSRDRYKIFILDEAHMVTPQGFNALLKLVEEPPEHVKFIFATTEPEKVLGTIRSRTHHYPFRLVPPAAMLEYVEKLCVEEGVQVEEGVLGLVVRAGGGSPRDTLSLLDQLIAGSDEGNVTYARAVALLGYTHAALLDEIVEALAAGDAAASFPAVDRVVQTGQDPRRFVDDLLERLRDLIVIAAVGDGASAVLRGLPADEMQRMLAQATSFGSARLSRTADLVSRALDDMTGATSPRLHLELMVARVLAGAPTDGTETAVQAAPRASAAPVAQAAPAAAAPAPDPAPASAPAAPAPAMEKPAPQAAVPETTVSTKVQPSEKVAPVAPEPAAATEVPTSSGRIEPVAEPEPATAEMTRPVANAAPAPPSEPVAPVAPAGPTASAPVAFDRIAASWPAVLKRLESISRASWLVATGTQPLAYDSGTGVLTLGFASPSDVSEFKGTTPGQGPSDHLREAIEQELGVTVKYRPAPLPPSGGSGGGAPTSGPAPTGSAPARPAPSSGDDAPAAGWANPMSTPDPVGATPQRGKSGGQGGAPAASASSSRAAAAAVTEWAVAPIPTSAPEAAAATAPAVATAVAPQFPVDDEPSEVEAAASAPAPPVDGRVDAPPHDDYPPFDDEPPYDPEYDGPGVDDVRSAPAPKSAPAPKSAPTPKSPPSAAAPRAATRGPERPAPAVRTRPAGADGVERRGEAVIRQVLGATFLREEPYQPPTRFN; encoded by the coding sequence GTGACGACAGCCCTGTACCGCCGCTACCGGCCCGAGACCTTCGGGGAGATGATCGGTCAGTCTCAGGTGACCGATCCGCTCATGACCGCACTGCGCGGTGATCGCGTCGGGCATGCCTACCTCTTCTCCGGCCCCCGAGGTTGCGGAAAGACCACGTCAGCGCGTATTCTCGCGCGCTGTCTGAACTGCGCCGAGGGCCCGACCGACGTCCCGTGCGGCGTGTGCCCGAGCTGTGTGGAGCTCGCGCGCGACGGCGGCGGTTCGCTCGATGTCGTCGAGATCGATGCGGCCAGCCACAACGGCGTCGACGACGCGCGAGATCTGCGCGAGCGGGCGACCTTCGCCCCCAGCCGCGACCGGTACAAGATCTTCATCCTCGACGAGGCGCACATGGTCACGCCGCAGGGCTTCAACGCCCTGCTGAAGCTGGTCGAGGAGCCCCCCGAGCACGTCAAGTTCATCTTCGCGACCACCGAGCCCGAGAAGGTGCTCGGCACGATCCGCTCGCGCACCCACCACTACCCCTTCCGGCTCGTGCCCCCGGCGGCCATGCTCGAGTACGTCGAGAAGCTCTGCGTCGAAGAGGGCGTGCAGGTCGAGGAGGGCGTGCTCGGCCTCGTCGTCCGCGCCGGCGGAGGCTCGCCGCGCGACACCCTCTCGCTGCTCGATCAGCTGATCGCCGGGTCCGATGAGGGCAACGTGACCTATGCGCGTGCCGTCGCGCTGCTCGGCTACACGCACGCGGCGCTGCTCGACGAGATCGTCGAGGCGCTCGCCGCAGGGGATGCCGCAGCATCCTTCCCCGCGGTCGACCGCGTCGTGCAGACCGGTCAGGACCCTCGTCGATTCGTCGACGACCTGCTCGAGCGGCTCCGCGATCTGATCGTGATCGCCGCCGTCGGCGACGGCGCCTCCGCCGTGCTGCGAGGACTGCCGGCCGATGAGATGCAGCGGATGCTGGCGCAGGCCACGAGCTTCGGCTCCGCCCGGCTCTCCCGAACCGCAGACCTCGTCAGTCGTGCACTCGACGATATGACCGGGGCGACCTCGCCGCGCCTGCACCTCGAGCTGATGGTCGCCCGCGTGCTCGCGGGGGCTCCGACGGACGGCACGGAGACGGCAGTTCAGGCGGCGCCTCGTGCATCGGCTGCGCCGGTGGCTCAGGCCGCCCCCGCAGCAGCCGCTCCCGCGCCCGATCCAGCTCCTGCTTCGGCTCCGGCGGCTCCGGCTCCCGCAATGGAGAAGCCTGCCCCGCAGGCGGCGGTTCCCGAGACGACCGTGTCCACGAAGGTGCAGCCCTCGGAGAAGGTCGCGCCTGTCGCGCCGGAGCCTGCTGCGGCGACCGAGGTGCCCACCTCGTCCGGGAGGATCGAGCCGGTGGCCGAGCCCGAGCCGGCGACCGCGGAGATGACCAGGCCGGTTGCGAACGCCGCGCCGGCTCCGCCGTCCGAGCCCGTCGCGCCGGTCGCGCCGGCCGGGCCCACCGCATCCGCACCGGTCGCCTTCGACCGCATCGCCGCGTCCTGGCCGGCTGTGCTCAAGCGGCTCGAGTCCATCAGCCGGGCATCCTGGCTGGTCGCCACGGGCACCCAGCCGCTCGCATACGATTCCGGCACCGGAGTGCTCACACTCGGCTTCGCCAGCCCGTCCGACGTGTCCGAGTTCAAGGGCACCACCCCCGGGCAGGGCCCGTCCGATCACCTGCGGGAGGCGATCGAGCAGGAGCTCGGCGTCACCGTGAAGTACCGACCCGCACCCCTGCCCCCGAGTGGTGGGAGCGGTGGCGGCGCCCCCACCTCCGGGCCCGCTCCGACAGGATCCGCGCCGGCACGTCCGGCCCCGAGTAGCGGAGACGACGCACCCGCAGCAGGCTGGGCCAACCCGATGAGCACTCCCGACCCGGTCGGTGCAACCCCGCAGCGCGGCAAGAGCGGCGGGCAGGGCGGCGCCCCCGCGGCATCCGCCTCGTCGTCACGCGCTGCGGCCGCAGCCGTGACCGAATGGGCCGTCGCGCCCATTCCCACCTCCGCACCCGAGGCGGCTGCAGCCACTGCCCCCGCGGTGGCCACCGCCGTCGCGCCGCAGTTCCCGGTCGACGACGAACCGTCCGAGGTCGAGGCCGCGGCATCCGCTCCGGCGCCCCCGGTCGACGGTCGCGTCGACGCGCCGCCGCACGATGACTATCCGCCGTTCGACGACGAACCCCCGTACGATCCGGAGTACGACGGCCCCGGTGTCGACGACGTCCGCTCCGCGCCCGCGCCGAAGTCCGCACCCGCGCCGAAGAGCGCGCCCACTCCGAAGTCCCCACCCTCTGCGGCTGCACCGCGGGCGGCGACCAGGGGACCGGAGCGGCCCGCACCGGCTGTCCGCACCCGCCCCGCGGGCGCGGACGGCGTCGAGCGCCGCGGTGAGGCCGTGATCCGCCAGGTGCTCGGAGCGACGTTCCTGCGTGAAGAGCCCTACCAGCCCCCGACGAGGTTCAACTGA
- the recR gene encoding recombination mediator RecR has translation MYDGIVQELIDEFGRLPGIGPKSAQRITFHILQTPSFDVARLAELLTEVRARVRFCEVCGNVSEQDRCAICRDPRRDPSLICVVEDAKDVAAIERTREFRGLYQVLGGAISPIAGIGPDDLRIGQLMSRLADGTVQEVILATNPNLEGEATASYLSRLLTSMEITVSRLASGLPVGGDLEYADEVTLGRAFEGRRRL, from the coding sequence ATGTACGACGGCATCGTCCAGGAGCTGATCGACGAGTTCGGCCGGCTTCCCGGCATCGGCCCGAAGTCCGCGCAGCGCATCACCTTCCACATCCTGCAGACCCCCTCGTTCGACGTCGCGCGCCTCGCTGAACTGCTCACAGAGGTGCGCGCTCGGGTGCGCTTCTGCGAGGTGTGCGGAAACGTGTCCGAGCAGGACCGCTGCGCCATCTGCCGCGACCCCCGCCGCGACCCCTCGCTGATCTGCGTGGTCGAGGATGCCAAGGACGTCGCCGCGATCGAGCGGACCCGCGAGTTCCGCGGGCTGTACCAGGTGCTCGGCGGGGCGATCAGCCCCATCGCCGGCATCGGGCCCGACGACCTGCGCATCGGACAGCTGATGTCGCGCCTCGCCGACGGCACGGTGCAGGAGGTCATCCTCGCCACGAACCCCAACCTCGAGGGCGAGGCGACCGCCAGCTACCTCAGCCGCCTGCTCACCAGCATGGAGATCACGGTCTCGCGCCTGGCGTCCGGGCTGCCCGTCGGCGGCGACCTCGAGTACGCGGACGAGGTGACACTGGGACGCGCCTTCGAGGGGCGTCGCCGCCTGTGA
- a CDS encoding DMT family transporter, whose product MNAQHTGFGRKGWILFAVMAFVWGITYLFIKEAVGSFSPPAVVAGRTLLGGLVLLPFAIRSGALKAAWRYWPWVLAFGVVEMAGPFLLLSHAETQLPSGLTGLLVATVPLFAVIIALLRGDRSVLAPVRLGGLILGFIGVAVVVAGPGLFPHGPASIVAIGEIMLTAVLYAIAPFIIAHKLAGVPSMGTITLALFAVGLAYLPAALLTQHDVPTLRSTISLGLLGVVCTALAFVAFFALIREVGPVRAPLFTYVNPIVAIALGTVVLAEPVTPGLLIGFPIVLAGCWFAATGGRLKARAVEPSL is encoded by the coding sequence GTGAACGCTCAGCACACCGGATTCGGCCGCAAGGGTTGGATCCTGTTCGCCGTCATGGCGTTCGTGTGGGGGATCACCTACCTGTTCATCAAAGAGGCGGTCGGCTCGTTCTCCCCACCCGCGGTCGTCGCCGGGCGCACGCTGCTCGGCGGACTGGTGCTGCTGCCGTTCGCGATCCGCAGTGGTGCGCTCAAGGCTGCGTGGCGGTACTGGCCGTGGGTGCTCGCCTTCGGCGTGGTCGAGATGGCGGGACCGTTCCTGCTGCTCAGCCATGCAGAGACGCAGCTGCCGTCCGGGCTGACCGGACTGCTCGTCGCGACGGTCCCGCTGTTCGCGGTGATCATCGCATTGCTGCGCGGGGACCGCTCGGTGCTGGCGCCCGTGCGCCTGGGTGGACTGATCCTCGGCTTCATCGGCGTCGCCGTCGTGGTGGCTGGGCCCGGCCTGTTCCCGCACGGACCGGCCAGCATCGTCGCCATCGGCGAGATCATGCTGACCGCCGTGCTGTATGCGATCGCGCCGTTCATCATCGCGCACAAGCTGGCCGGAGTGCCGTCGATGGGCACGATCACCCTCGCGCTGTTCGCGGTCGGCCTCGCCTACCTCCCCGCGGCGCTGCTCACCCAGCACGACGTGCCCACCCTGCGGTCCACGATCTCGCTGGGCCTGCTCGGCGTCGTCTGCACGGCTCTCGCCTTCGTCGCCTTCTTCGCATTGATCCGCGAGGTCGGGCCGGTGCGCGCCCCGCTGTTCACCTACGTGAACCCGATCGTCGCCATCGCGCTGGGGACGGTCGTCCTCGCCGAGCCCGTCACCCCGGGGCTTCTGATCGGCTTCCCGATCGTGCTGGCCGGATGCTGGTTCGCCGCCACAGGCGGACGGCTCAAGGCCCGCGCGGTCGAGCCCTCCCTCTGA
- a CDS encoding aspartate kinase, which translates to MALIVQKYGGSSVADAESIKRVAKRIVDTRRAGHDVVVAVSAMGDTTDELLDLAHDVAPIPAPRELDMLLSSGERISMALLAMAIHSMGFEARSFTGSQAGMITDSHHGKARIVDVTPVRLREALDEGAIVIVAGFQGFNRDTRDITTLGRGGSDTTAVALAAALKADVCEIYSDVDGIYTADPRVIPQARKLDHVSSEEMLELAANGAKVLYIRAVEYARRQGVLIHARSTFSSAEGTYVLGEGMKNPRASEGAAVMEEPIVAGVATDLSQAKITVAGVPDVPGKAAEIFKIVSKSGANVDMIVQNVSAASTGRTDISFTLPKADATATLKALAAEQSEVGFENLLHDDQIGKLSVVGAGMRTHSGVSAILFEALSEGGINIEMISTSEIRISVVLRGSDLADAARAVHTAYGLDSEIEAVVHAGTGR; encoded by the coding sequence GTGGCCCTGATCGTGCAGAAGTACGGCGGCTCGTCCGTCGCCGACGCAGAGAGCATCAAGCGCGTCGCGAAGCGCATCGTCGACACCCGTCGTGCCGGACACGACGTCGTCGTCGCGGTGAGCGCCATGGGCGACACCACCGACGAGCTGCTCGACCTCGCGCACGATGTCGCCCCGATCCCCGCGCCGCGGGAGCTGGACATGCTGCTCTCGAGCGGTGAGCGCATCTCGATGGCGCTGCTGGCGATGGCCATCCACTCGATGGGCTTCGAGGCGCGCTCGTTCACCGGCAGCCAGGCCGGCATGATCACCGACTCGCACCACGGCAAGGCCCGCATCGTCGATGTCACGCCCGTGCGCCTGCGCGAGGCGTTGGACGAGGGTGCGATCGTCATCGTCGCCGGCTTCCAGGGCTTCAACCGCGACACCCGCGACATCACCACGCTCGGTCGCGGCGGCTCAGACACGACCGCCGTCGCGCTGGCCGCAGCGCTCAAGGCCGACGTGTGCGAGATCTACAGCGACGTCGACGGCATCTACACCGCCGACCCGCGCGTCATCCCGCAGGCGCGCAAGCTCGACCACGTCTCCAGCGAGGAGATGCTCGAACTCGCCGCCAACGGAGCCAAGGTGCTCTACATCCGCGCCGTCGAGTACGCCCGCCGCCAGGGCGTCCTCATCCACGCCCGCTCGACCTTCTCGTCGGCCGAGGGCACCTATGTTCTGGGCGAGGGCATGAAGAACCCGCGCGCATCCGAGGGAGCAGCAGTCATGGAAGAACCGATCGTCGCCGGCGTCGCCACCGACCTGAGCCAGGCCAAGATCACCGTCGCCGGTGTGCCCGATGTGCCCGGCAAGGCCGCTGAGATCTTCAAGATCGTCTCCAAGTCCGGCGCGAACGTCGACATGATCGTGCAGAACGTGTCGGCCGCCTCCACAGGCCGCACCGACATCTCCTTCACGCTGCCGAAGGCCGACGCCACGGCCACGCTGAAGGCGCTCGCCGCCGAGCAGTCCGAGGTCGGTTTCGAGAACCTGCTGCACGACGACCAGATCGGCAAGCTCTCCGTCGTGGGCGCCGGCATGCGCACGCACTCCGGCGTCTCGGCGATCCTCTTCGAGGCGCTCAGCGAGGGCGGTATCAACATCGAGATGATCTCCACCTCCGAGATCCGCATCTCAGTCGTGCTGCGCGGCTCCGACCTCGCCGATGCCGCCCGTGCCGTGCACACCGCCTACGGTCTCGACAGCGAGATCGAAGCCGTCGTGCACGCCGGCACCGGCCGCTGA
- a CDS encoding GNAT family N-acetyltransferase, giving the protein MTASAAKSETAADAVIIRAVEPADRDAWSALFRGYRDFYELPHDETVIDTVWDWLQDPAHELNGLVALRDGAPIGIAHWRRFSRPSRGATAIFLDDLFLAESARGGGVGTALLAELHRIAHDEGLLEVRWITSYDNTDAQRLYDRLALRAPFHTYIDQV; this is encoded by the coding sequence GTGACAGCATCAGCGGCGAAATCGGAAACCGCGGCGGATGCTGTGATCATCCGCGCAGTGGAGCCGGCCGACCGTGATGCGTGGTCAGCGCTGTTCCGCGGTTACCGCGACTTCTACGAGCTGCCGCATGATGAGACCGTCATCGACACCGTATGGGACTGGCTGCAGGACCCCGCGCACGAGCTGAACGGGCTGGTCGCCCTGCGCGACGGCGCCCCGATCGGCATCGCGCACTGGCGACGGTTCTCCCGTCCCTCGCGCGGCGCGACGGCGATCTTCCTCGACGACCTCTTCCTGGCCGAAAGCGCCCGCGGTGGGGGAGTCGGCACGGCATTGCTCGCCGAGCTGCACCGCATCGCGCACGATGAGGGACTCCTCGAGGTGCGCTGGATCACGTCGTACGACAACACGGATGCCCAGAGGTTGTACGACCGGCTCGCGCTCCGCGCCCCGTTCCACACCTACATCGACCAGGTCTGA
- a CDS encoding aspartate-semialdehyde dehydrogenase: protein MTRISDSGFSIAIVGATGQVGTVMRDILLERSFPIRELRLFASARSAGKSIDFDGTPVIVEDVETADATGIEIALFSAGATASRAYAERFAAAGAVVVDNSSAWRMDPEVPLVVSEVNPDAMDERPKGIIANPNCTTMAAMPVVKALHAEAGLERLIVSTYQAVSGSGISGAQELLGQVESVLAQGDTLRLVHDGSAVEFPAPNNYVAPIAFDVIPFAGNLVDDGDNETDEEKKLRNESRKILGLPNLRVAGTCVRVPVFTGHSLSIHAEFADDITPERAREVLASAPGVVVEDVPTPLHAAGKDPSFVGRIRADQSAPEGKGLVLFISNDNLRKGAALNAVQIAEELTRRLTPASV from the coding sequence ATGACCCGTATCTCCGACTCAGGATTCTCGATCGCCATCGTCGGCGCGACCGGACAGGTCGGCACAGTCATGCGCGACATCCTCCTGGAGCGCTCGTTCCCGATCCGCGAGCTGCGCCTGTTCGCCTCCGCGCGCTCCGCAGGAAAGAGCATCGACTTCGACGGCACCCCGGTGATCGTCGAGGACGTCGAGACCGCGGATGCCACGGGCATCGAGATCGCGCTCTTCTCGGCCGGCGCGACGGCGAGCCGCGCGTATGCGGAGAGGTTCGCCGCAGCCGGCGCCGTGGTCGTCGACAACTCCAGCGCCTGGCGGATGGATCCCGAGGTGCCGCTGGTGGTCAGCGAGGTCAACCCGGATGCCATGGACGAGCGGCCCAAGGGGATCATCGCCAACCCGAACTGCACCACGATGGCCGCGATGCCCGTCGTCAAGGCGCTGCACGCCGAGGCGGGCCTGGAGCGCCTGATCGTCAGCACCTACCAGGCAGTGTCCGGCTCGGGGATCTCCGGTGCCCAGGAGCTGCTCGGTCAGGTCGAGAGCGTGCTCGCCCAGGGCGACACCCTGCGTCTGGTGCACGATGGCTCGGCGGTCGAGTTCCCCGCCCCGAACAACTACGTCGCCCCCATCGCGTTCGACGTCATCCCGTTCGCCGGCAATCTCGTCGACGACGGAGACAACGAGACCGACGAGGAGAAGAAGCTCCGCAACGAGAGCCGCAAGATCCTCGGCCTCCCGAACCTTCGTGTGGCGGGCACCTGCGTGCGCGTGCCGGTCTTCACCGGGCACTCGCTCTCCATCCACGCCGAGTTCGCCGACGACATCACTCCCGAGCGGGCGCGCGAGGTGCTGGCATCCGCTCCCGGCGTCGTCGTCGAGGACGTTCCCACCCCGCTGCACGCGGCCGGCAAGGACCCGAGTTTCGTCGGCCGCATCCGCGCCGACCAGTCCGCGCCCGAGGGCAAGGGACTCGTGCTGTTCATCAGCAACGACAACCTCCGCAAGGGTGCGGCGTTGAACGCCGTGCAGATCGCCGAGGAGCTCACCAGGCGCCTCACCCCGGCATCCGTCTGA